From Pseudoalteromonas viridis, the proteins below share one genomic window:
- the hemB gene encoding porphobilinogen synthase: MAQSGLDLFPYTRMRRMRKDDFSRRMMCENTLTVNDLIYPVFVLEGKNRKEAIPSMPGIERLSIDLLVEEAKELVALGVPAIAIFPVTPGDKKSLHAEEAYNPEGLAQRTVRALKSECPELGVITDVALDPFTTHGQDGIIDDEGYVINDITTEVLVKQALSHADAGADIVAPSDMMDGRIGAIRDALEEAGHIHTRIMAYSAKYASSYYGPFRDAVGSAGNLKGADKKTYQMDPANSDEALREVALDLQEGADMVMVKPGMPYLDVVRRVKDEFGVPTFAYQVSGEYAMHKAAIDNGWLAEQPTIMESLLAFKRAGADGILTYFAKQAAIWLNDK, from the coding sequence GTGGCTCAGTCAGGACTGGATCTTTTTCCCTATACGCGTATGCGCCGTATGCGCAAAGACGACTTTTCCCGCCGCATGATGTGTGAGAACACACTGACGGTAAACGATCTGATCTATCCGGTGTTCGTACTGGAAGGCAAGAACCGCAAAGAGGCCATCCCTTCCATGCCAGGCATCGAGCGCCTGTCGATCGACCTGTTGGTGGAAGAAGCCAAAGAACTGGTGGCACTGGGCGTACCTGCCATTGCCATTTTTCCGGTAACCCCTGGCGACAAGAAATCCTTGCATGCTGAAGAAGCCTATAACCCGGAAGGGCTGGCACAACGCACTGTGCGTGCGCTTAAGAGCGAATGCCCTGAGCTGGGCGTGATCACCGATGTGGCACTGGATCCATTCACTACTCATGGCCAGGACGGCATCATTGATGATGAAGGCTATGTGATCAATGACATCACCACGGAGGTGCTGGTTAAGCAGGCGTTGTCGCATGCCGACGCGGGTGCTGATATCGTCGCCCCTTCAGACATGATGGATGGGCGCATTGGTGCTATTCGTGATGCACTGGAAGAAGCCGGACACATTCATACCCGCATCATGGCCTATTCAGCCAAATATGCCTCCAGCTATTACGGCCCTTTCCGTGATGCCGTTGGCTCAGCAGGGAACCTTAAAGGCGCAGATAAAAAGACCTACCAAATGGACCCAGCTAATTCAGATGAAGCATTACGCGAAGTCGCGCTGGATTTGCAAGAAGGCGCCGACATGGTGATGGTCAAGCCAGGTATGCCCTATCTGGATGTGGTGCGTCGCGTTAAAGATGAGTTCGGTGTGCCAACTTTTGCCTATCAGGTCAGTGGTGAGTATGCCATGCACAAAGCCGCGATTGACAACGGCTGGCTGGCAGAGCAGCCGACCATAATGGAGTCATTACTCGCTTTTAAACGTGCCGGTGCCGATGGCATTTTAACCTATTTCGCAAAGCAAGCCGCTATCTGGTTGAATGATAAATAA
- a CDS encoding ExeM/NucH family extracellular endonuclease encodes MIKTKFTPLALLVAAATAPVQAQVIMSEYIEGSSNNKAVELFNTSENAISLAGYTLSYYSNGGTDASNTIELSGEIAAGGTYVIANSSAVDTVLNAAQLTIGGSWFNGDDAIVLRNGDTVLDSFGQVGFDPGSSWENNGVATKDKTLRRNIEVTTGRTAFDAAFDPSAEWVQFEKDDFSGLGSHSGDTGGDNGGDDGDKPEPLVCGEAATAINAIQGNTDESPLKDQIVTIEAVVTADLQGDDQLKGFFVQSLAADMDEDNMTSEGLFVYYKDVDVKVGDQVRVQGTVQEFYNATQLGNVTQLEVCGSADVQAQMLTLPVSEISDLEAVEGMLVSLSNQMVVADTYNLGRYGEVGLATERLYQGTQIAMPGDAANALEAENKKKYLLMDDGSTAQNPEVIPYPSTGLDAYKTIRLGDTVTNLEGVIAYSFGQYRLNPTKAPTFNNTNERTEAPELKGEGDLRIASFNVLNYFNGDGQGAGFPTPRGADTAEELVRQEAKLVSAITALDADVIGLMEIENDGFGEHSAIADLVKAINAESEYTYAYVNFNTDMIGTDDITTGIIYRTDTVEEAGTASFTTAVPFDYSNRPPTAQSFRKLDNNEEFTVAVAHLKSKGCGKSAEGDNADQGDGQACWNAIRTQGANAFADWLATNPTGNDDADVILVGDMNAYAMEDPMRAFEDKGLSNVITHVDSNTLGYSYNFSGRLGSLDHALASASLLAKVTDATDWHINADEPRMLDYNTEYRTDAQIAELYATHAYRASDHDPVIVEIKTVAAEPPVDPRPVIEAGQRFKVAENTSLNTIIGTLKFSDADADVTPVERFIVTGTNVIAVNEAGQVVVAGELDYEFDNRIEFMVQAQDTAGNLSEQVQVVVNVTDVKRGDDNDSDDDSGSFGWLALFAAPLALLRRRSK; translated from the coding sequence ATGATAAAAACAAAATTCACTCCACTGGCGCTCCTTGTGGCCGCCGCAACCGCGCCTGTGCAGGCGCAGGTCATCATGTCAGAGTACATTGAGGGCAGCTCCAACAACAAAGCAGTCGAGCTTTTCAATACTTCAGAAAACGCAATATCACTGGCCGGTTACACGCTCAGCTATTACTCAAATGGCGGTACAGATGCGTCTAATACCATAGAGCTAAGCGGTGAAATCGCAGCCGGTGGTACCTATGTCATCGCAAACAGCAGCGCAGTCGACACAGTACTGAATGCCGCACAGCTGACAATCGGTGGCAGCTGGTTCAATGGTGACGATGCCATCGTATTGCGCAATGGCGATACCGTACTAGACAGCTTTGGCCAGGTTGGCTTTGACCCAGGCAGCAGCTGGGAAAACAATGGCGTTGCAACCAAAGACAAAACACTGCGCCGCAATATCGAAGTAACGACAGGTCGTACTGCATTTGATGCCGCATTTGATCCTAGCGCCGAGTGGGTACAGTTCGAAAAAGACGATTTCAGTGGCCTGGGAAGCCACAGTGGCGACACCGGCGGTGACAATGGTGGCGATGATGGCGACAAGCCAGAACCTCTCGTGTGTGGTGAAGCCGCCACAGCCATCAATGCCATTCAGGGCAACACCGATGAAAGCCCGCTGAAAGACCAAATCGTCACGATTGAAGCCGTTGTTACGGCCGACCTGCAAGGCGATGATCAGCTTAAAGGCTTCTTCGTTCAGTCGCTGGCAGCCGATATGGACGAAGACAACATGACCTCAGAAGGTCTGTTTGTGTATTACAAAGATGTCGACGTTAAGGTTGGCGATCAGGTCCGCGTACAAGGTACAGTTCAGGAATTCTATAACGCAACTCAGCTTGGCAATGTCACCCAGCTTGAGGTATGCGGCAGCGCTGATGTTCAGGCACAAATGCTGACTCTGCCTGTCAGTGAAATCAGCGATCTGGAAGCGGTTGAAGGCATGCTGGTTAGCCTGTCAAATCAAATGGTCGTTGCAGACACCTACAACCTGGGTCGCTATGGCGAGGTTGGCCTGGCAACAGAGCGCTTGTACCAGGGCACTCAAATCGCTATGCCTGGCGATGCAGCCAACGCATTAGAAGCTGAAAACAAGAAGAAATACCTGTTAATGGATGATGGCTCAACTGCTCAGAATCCAGAAGTCATTCCTTATCCAAGCACGGGTCTGGATGCCTATAAAACCATCCGCCTCGGTGACACTGTCACTAACCTGGAAGGGGTGATTGCATACAGCTTTGGTCAGTACCGTCTGAATCCGACGAAGGCACCGACTTTCAACAATACCAATGAGCGTACTGAGGCACCTGAACTGAAAGGTGAAGGCGACCTGCGTATTGCTAGCTTTAACGTGCTGAACTACTTCAATGGCGACGGCCAGGGCGCTGGTTTCCCAACACCACGAGGTGCAGACACAGCCGAGGAGTTGGTCCGTCAGGAAGCTAAGCTTGTATCAGCAATCACCGCACTGGATGCCGATGTTATTGGTCTGATGGAGATAGAAAACGACGGGTTTGGTGAGCACAGCGCGATTGCTGATCTGGTAAAAGCGATCAATGCAGAATCTGAATACACTTATGCATACGTCAATTTCAATACTGACATGATCGGCACCGACGATATCACAACGGGTATTATCTACCGCACCGACACAGTTGAAGAAGCCGGCACAGCTAGCTTCACAACCGCTGTGCCGTTTGATTACAGCAACCGCCCACCCACGGCGCAAAGCTTCCGTAAGCTGGATAACAACGAAGAATTTACTGTTGCAGTCGCTCACCTGAAATCCAAAGGCTGTGGCAAGTCAGCAGAAGGTGATAATGCCGATCAGGGCGATGGCCAGGCTTGTTGGAATGCCATTCGTACCCAAGGTGCCAATGCGTTCGCAGACTGGCTGGCAACCAACCCAACAGGTAACGACGATGCTGATGTGATTCTGGTTGGTGACATGAATGCATATGCCATGGAAGATCCAATGCGTGCATTCGAAGACAAAGGTCTGAGCAATGTCATCACCCATGTAGATAGCAATACGCTGGGTTATTCTTACAATTTCTCAGGCCGTTTGGGCAGCCTGGATCACGCTTTAGCCTCTGCTTCACTGCTTGCGAAAGTAACCGATGCGACGGACTGGCACATCAATGCCGATGAGCCGCGTATGCTGGATTACAACACGGAATACCGCACGGATGCACAAATTGCTGAGCTGTATGCGACCCATGCATATCGTGCTTCTGACCACGATCCTGTGATTGTAGAAATTAAAACGGTTGCTGCCGAGCCGCCGGTTGACCCACGCCCAGTGATTGAAGCCGGTCAGCGCTTCAAGGTCGCAGAGAACACCTCGCTCAACACCATTATTGGTACGCTGAAATTCTCAGATGCCGACGCGGATGTCACACCCGTTGAACGCTTTATCGTGACGGGTACAAACGTGATTGCAGTCAACGAAGCGGGCCAGGTTGTTGTTGCAGGTGAACTGGATTATGAATTCGACAACCGCATCGAGTTTATGGTTCAGGCACAAGACACTGCAGGTAATCTGTCAGAACAAGTGCAGGTTGTCGTTAATGTGACAGACGTCAAACGAGGCGATGACAATGACAGTGACGATGACTCAGGCAGCTTTGGCTGGCTGGCATTGTTCGCCGCACCTCTGGCACTACTGCGCCGTCGTAGTAAATAA
- a CDS encoding diguanylate cyclase, with protein sequence MLWRWLLLMLCLSGVAQALEVSAEFKQHQSLTYQYTFSQADTIQALLASDPQWQSGQRQALKPPANTQAWLRVSLHNPGPIEVPLLLSIDNNLLDKITAYIRHDDASFLTLALGDALPLLQRPIKHEAQLIPLELPAHSDSQVYLQVSHHGTLNAPLSLWHPIEYLKYKSKFNLVYGILAGFILAMIAINFTLYSFTRRRYFLHGTLIIGLFWLLIVHLYGFGYRYLYGSSVWLQQYGQSLLVMCSTLALIPIQRSKALPNLLAAKHNRKLTQLLIAGLTLTLLSLLLPVTQATFAAYSMALTLVLGYIICTVRSRYRRTTKATALLIYVIMLVTLSYQFGFELGVFGGAQLDRPVTYVCYLILSLYISFVLTRQFILEREKHVKTQQHKLARTQAEDALLKEKLKLQEQAQQELENSIDERTFELQVTLRELEEKNHELEKLNMEDPMTKVKNRRYFDKRLMMEVRRSRREQTTLSLIMLDIDFFKKVNDNYGHLAGDHTICAFARLIEQHLKRPLDEVFRYGGEEFVILLPNTSEDGALELAEQIRQETEAHELKVAGHQIKFTTSAGVYSAIAQDTSNPTLFTDMADKGLYMAKQQGRNRICIYQPKQET encoded by the coding sequence ATGCTGTGGCGCTGGTTGCTGCTCATGCTGTGCTTATCTGGTGTCGCTCAGGCACTGGAGGTATCCGCTGAGTTTAAGCAGCACCAGTCGCTGACTTATCAGTATACCTTCAGCCAGGCCGACACTATCCAGGCGCTGCTGGCCAGCGACCCGCAGTGGCAATCAGGTCAGCGCCAGGCGTTAAAACCGCCTGCCAATACCCAGGCCTGGCTTCGCGTATCCTTGCATAACCCGGGCCCCATTGAAGTGCCGCTGCTATTAAGCATTGATAACAACTTACTGGATAAGATCACCGCCTACATTCGCCATGATGACGCGTCTTTTTTAACGCTTGCACTTGGCGATGCCCTGCCGCTGCTGCAACGTCCCATTAAGCATGAAGCGCAACTCATTCCACTGGAGCTGCCTGCACACAGTGACAGCCAGGTCTATTTGCAAGTCAGCCATCACGGTACGCTGAACGCACCGCTGAGCCTTTGGCACCCGATTGAATATCTTAAGTACAAAAGCAAGTTTAATCTAGTCTACGGTATTCTGGCCGGGTTTATTCTGGCCATGATTGCCATTAACTTTACCCTCTACAGCTTTACCCGCCGGCGTTACTTTTTGCATGGCACGCTCATTATCGGCCTCTTCTGGCTGCTTATTGTGCATTTATATGGCTTTGGTTATCGTTATCTGTATGGCTCCAGTGTGTGGTTACAACAATATGGGCAAAGTCTGCTGGTGATGTGCTCAACGCTGGCTCTGATCCCCATTCAGCGCAGTAAAGCATTACCCAATCTGCTTGCGGCAAAACACAACCGTAAGCTCACCCAGTTATTGATAGCAGGCCTGACCCTGACCTTGCTCAGCCTGTTGCTGCCGGTCACGCAGGCTACCTTTGCCGCTTACAGCATGGCATTAACCCTGGTGCTGGGCTACATCATCTGCACCGTGCGCAGCCGCTATCGCCGCACAACTAAGGCTACCGCCTTGCTGATCTATGTCATCATGCTGGTAACGCTCAGCTATCAATTTGGCTTTGAACTGGGTGTGTTTGGCGGCGCGCAACTGGACCGCCCGGTGACTTACGTCTGTTACTTGATCCTGAGCCTTTACATCAGCTTTGTGCTGACCCGCCAGTTTATTCTGGAACGCGAAAAGCACGTTAAAACACAACAGCATAAACTCGCTCGCACACAGGCAGAAGACGCCCTGCTGAAAGAAAAACTCAAACTCCAGGAGCAGGCTCAGCAGGAACTGGAAAACAGCATTGACGAGCGCACCTTTGAGCTACAGGTCACCCTTCGGGAGCTGGAAGAGAAAAACCATGAGCTGGAAAAGCTCAATATGGAAGACCCGATGACCAAAGTGAAGAATCGTCGGTATTTTGATAAGCGTCTGATGATGGAAGTACGCCGCTCACGCAGGGAACAAACCACGCTGAGCCTGATCATGCTGGACATCGACTTCTTCAAAAAGGTCAACGATAACTACGGACACCTGGCTGGCGACCACACCATTTGCGCCTTTGCGCGGCTGATAGAGCAGCACCTGAAACGACCGCTCGACGAAGTGTTTCGTTATGGTGGTGAAGAGTTTGTGATCCTGCTGCCCAATACCTCTGAGGATGGCGCGCTGGAGCTGGCCGAGCAGATCCGCCAGGAGACTGAAGCGCACGAACTAAAAGTAGCCGGTCACCAGATAAAGTTTACTACCAGTGCGGGGGTGTACAGCGCCATCGCACAAGATACGAGTAACCCCACATTATTCACCGATATGGCTGACAAGGGCTTGTATATGGCCAAACAACAAGGTCGTAATCGGATCTGTATTTACCAACCTAAGCAGGAGACTTAA